In the genome of Arachis stenosperma cultivar V10309 chromosome 6, arast.V10309.gnm1.PFL2, whole genome shotgun sequence, the window ATCTTTGCACCACAATGTGTAAGATTCATGCATACCTTATacattcttttatttattaaaggaAACACTAGTTTCTTTGCACATAAGGATAAGTAGaatataaatcttttaaaatgaGTCGATTTTATTTTCGTATTATAGATTATAATACaaaaagtttataaaattaaataattataaaggACAAAAATTTCTATCGATTAAAAAGACCTGAATTTTTATAgttaaagaaattaaataataaattttttagttattatttttatgctaaagagtttaattttttactaataattaattttagtatttattatttaaaatttgaaataatttaatatatatattacttttatatttgattAGGTATTAATTCTAttgcacaaataaaaataattaattattatgtttattatttaaaaataatatatttttttctttatatatatataaaattagatattagtaaaaaaaatttatcttaatAATTATAAACTTAACTCAATATCAAttgtttttgaaataaattaaatcttaattctaattattaatcacaacattaatattttttataaattatatgtaataaagatttgaaaaaaaaaagaagtgaaaatataaattaaaaaaataactagtaaaaaattaaaactaaataaaaaattaaaaaatatatataataataatatatttattatgtgaataatattatgaatttatttttttaattataaatttaatatattttttataattttatgaatttatttaaattatattattttattaattttatttttataaaatcatCAAAAGATAGAGAGAGACAAAGAATGAGaaagaaagataagaaaaatgagaaaaagagtttgttaattttgaaggaaaaaatttttattttaattataacgaaagaatattttttacacatttttgtttattaaattagtaatataaaatataaattataagttaTATATAAAGTGTgaaggagagagaaaaatagagaaagagaCAGAAGTagataagaaaatagaaaaatagagtttattaattttggagagaaatacttcatttcaattttaattattaaattagtaatataatataactatattttaattataaaatataattaaaaatgaattaaaattaattttaataacggattttagtatatacataaaataattatgataaatcataaaccctgaaatgaatataattattattgcaGATCAAAGATAACGTTTGTAGAAGAGGGAAACGCAGGACCAGGAGCAAACACATCGCATCGTGTGCCATGGACGAAACATCTAAGCCCCTCTGGCCTTCATCAATTCTTGGACATCTCTTATATTGACAAAGAAGGCTGGATTGCTAATATTCCCTCATTATGATCATTTATGATTTAGTGATTGTTATAAACTTATAATGTATAAAAAGTAATATCtaacttattaaaaaaaagttaaaaattgttatttaatttaaaaaatataaaaatatatctaaCTAGAAGACATCACGAAACTTAGATCACGTATAGCAAAAGGAGGATCAGCATAATGGACTAGTTATTCTTATATTCATTTATAATCGATTAtgttatgtatatattaaaattaagggaataattaaacaaaacgtttaaaatatttttttaaatattttttaataattaaaatttaatatattattaaaataagttatttatataaaaatatataatagaatataaatataccttaaatataattaataattaattttaatgtataaatacTTTTTTAGTAATCGAttagacaataaaaatatttcctAAATAATATATCCAACCAAATTAATAACGCATGCATGCGTAACAACGTAGCAATGGAAGATTTGTCGTTACTTATTATAATCCATCGAGAAAACGAGGATAAACATACAAAAAGATaaccaattttaatttttacggTCTCATAATCAATTCTGTAAGATACGACAAACATAACATTTCTACAACAATATTAATACATGATCATGGGCCATGTCTTATTCATTAACAATACAATGTTCCCGTCATTTATATATTACATCAATGGACCATTTTACTaagctttcttttgtttaaaattttcccTCGTTTCCTTTGATTCTGTTATTTCTTCTGCCATTTGTACCGGCACCACCCCCGGCACCGGCTCCGGCTCCGGCTCCGGCTCCGGCACCACCTCCTGCGCCAACACCAGCCCCTGCTCCTACACCAACACCTGCGCTAACCCCAGCACCTCCACCTGCCCCAACACCTGCTCCTCCACCAGCCCCTGCACCTCCACCAGCCCCTGCACCTCCACCGGCGCCTCCGCCTGCACCAAGACCGGCACCTCCGCCTGCACCGACACCAACTCCAACACTTCCACCAACTCCAACCCCTCCCCCTGCACCTAGACCGGCACCTccacctccaccaccaccagcCCCAGCTCCTGCACCTCCACCAGCCCCCCCTCCAACTCCAGCGCCACCCCCTCCTCCTACACCTACACCGCCGCCAGCACCGGCACCGgcaccaccaccaacaccagCACCTGCCCCTGCACCCGCACCCGCACCCCCacctcctccaccaccacctCTTCCACCTCCACCTCCCCCGCTACCCCCTCGACCACTTCCAccagcaccaccaccacctcgaccacctccacctccaccaCCTCTTCCTCCTGCACCAGCTCCTCCTCCTGCACCTGCACCTACACCAACCCCAGCACCACCACCTGCTCCAATCCCAGCACCTCCTCCTCCACCAGCTCCAGCCCCAACGCCACCGCCTCCACCGCCACCAACTCTGCCGCCgccgccaccaccaccacctgcACCTGCACCTCCTCCTCCACCTACACCAGCACCGCCACCAGCACCAACTCCAACACCTCCACCTACACCTGCACCAAGACCTGCACCTCCCCCGCCACCTACACCGGCCCCAGCACCTCCACCTGCACCACCACCAACTCGtccacctccacctccacctccGCCAACACCAGCACCTCCTCCTCCACCTACACCAACTCCAGCACCTCCACCTGCACCAACACCAGCCCCAGCACCTccacctccaccaccaccaactcgtccacctccacctccacctccaccaACACCGGCACCTCCTCCTCCACCTACACCAACTCCAGCACCTCCACCTGCACCAACACCGGCCCCAGCACCTCCACCTGCACCACCACCAACTCGtccacctccacctccacctccGCCAACACCAGCACCTCCTCCTCCACCTACACCAACTCCAGCACCTCCACCTGCACCAACACCAGCTCCAGCACCaccacctccacctccaccaACTCGACCACCTCCTCCTCCACCTGCACCACCTCCACCACCAACACCAGCACCACCTCCTGCACCTACACCAACTCCCACGCTTCCCCCACCACCtgcaccaccaccaccacctcctcttcctcctcctcctccaccgAAACTTCCACCTCCTCCTCCACTTGCACCACCTCCACCACCAACACCAGCACCACCTCCTGCACCTACACCAACTCCCACGCTTCCCCCACCACCTGCACCACCATCACCACCTCCTCTTCCTCCTGCTCCTCCACCAAAACTtccacctccacctccacctacaccaccacctccacctccactaaatccacctcctcctcctccaccaaattgaccaccaccacctcctcctcctcctttgtcactaccaccaccaccaaaaCTTCCACCTTCTTCACCACCACCTTTTCCATAGCCACCACAAAAATATTGGATATTCCGCGCTTCTATTCCAATGACCATAACAATCAACAAtaagaaaacatgcaatttgAAGTTGCGTGAGAATGTGGCCATATTTGCTACGAAGTGAAAGAATCTAACTAAAATCTGATAAGAGAATATGTTCGGGGAAGAGGGAAAATCAAGTAGATTGGAAAATGCTTGCAGTTCGATGATGGGATTTGATTTGATGAGCAACGGTATTTATAGTAGAGAGGTTCCAGTGGAAGGTAATGATGTAGTGACTGGCACTTAGGTTCCGAGAATTTTCTACTAGCTTTGTTTTACGTATAGCTGATGATCCATTGGCCCCTGCTGCAACCTGTAATTGCACTCGAAATCTCGACCATAGTTAGTGCTTCTGCCGCCATGATTTTATATACACTAAAATATACGTGTCGTTACACCTTCAATTTATGTAGAATTTGGCTGTCACATTTACTTGCAGGCAAGTTTGTAACTCCGATCCTAAGCACTACATGTAATTCTCCATTAACTTGCCCAATAAAGCGTGTTACGTGCCCTTAATACACGCTATGCTATTGACACATCGTAACACTATCCCTCAATTATGGCAAGTTCGTCAACGCATTCATATACTTTCACATACACTTCGCCACACTTCGCACATCTGGTTATCAATGCAATGTTGTGTATGCTTCAGTGACAGTGAATTGCAACGTAAAGGGTCAAGTCATGCTCTTTGTAGTTAGTGGGGTGTGTTTAAATGTGAAAGCACCAACGAATACATTACCCAAAATAAGCACTTAGTATATTCTATGCATGACGAGCTTTGTTAAAAGAGCAAGCTTGCCTTTCACTTCATTTGCAAGTTCCGAATGGTACTCAATTAAAATTGACAATGAaggataaaaatataatattaattgatTAAACCCTACATTTCATGTCAGAGACCAACAAAATGTATGTAAAATGTGACAACGTTCGGAAGTACGTATTCCTCCTCTTAATCATCTCTTGAAGCAACATCTCACGGCAGTTTTTATAAGGGAAAAGAGAACTGTTAGTCCTCAAAACCAAATGAAAGTTAAACCTTATCATGGCTGAATTTCTGATgcataataagaaaaaaaggtaaaaatttaaatcagcTAATAATCAACcaatattttctctttttaaatattttttcccTCCTTTAACCTTTATTCACTttgttgattgaaagaaaaattaatttcctaaaaaaaatcacacagaaaataagaaaaacggAGTGAGCTGTGcctatcttattttaattatgagtCATAGCTTAAGAACTAAGATAAAAGTAAGTTTTAGCTTGTATGTATTTAAACAAGCAACATCATAATACCGGGAAAAGAAttacaatatttttaaaataaactatATTAGATATACACTATAATTAACTATCAAAATAAACTaccatatatttatatataaatatatattatttaattcatttttaacatattatttatattctaatatatattttatattaataattaatttagtaactaattttcacgtacaaataatatttttattttaaaatttaatgagAATTGAATAAATTTAGCTTAACCTTAAAATTTACAACTATATTAAatatacacaaaaaattaactattaaattagtcattcatccaaaatatatattaaaatataaaatatatatttttaaataaattaaaaaacatctatatttatacataaatacatcGTAATATTTTGCAAAATTTAACTTTGGTTAAAAATTCCCTTTTATACTATAAAAACTATATCCTTAAGAGATTTACAGcttgtaataattttttgtgATCATATATATTGgtgttataaattttataataatcaaGTCAAAATAATTCGTATGTATAATAGGATACCATATAAATTCAATGTTCAGCCAAAAAGAAATTCAATGATCTGACAGTAAAATCCTTGTTTCCAGCAAGAGAGCTCGATATAGATAGAAATCTATGTTAAACTAACTTGAATAATTTAATTTCCCATTAAATGCAGAAAATACATGATGCATGTAACGAGCAGCACCGATTCATTAGTAACAAAATTGGAAAACCTAATTCTTTGGTCAAAATGTTGAAGCTTAACACCTTTGCCTTGCTGCAAAAAAAATCCCAAGCAACAAATACATATGGCTTCTATATGCATTTGCTCCTTGAACGAGAAGTTAGAAATAGCGTACTACcatgtaacaaaaaattaataattacatTCTTCTATTTCCCTGTTGCCTCTCCAGAATAATAAAAACAGACATCTCAACCTACCAGAGAACGTGAACGCAGAAAAACTAACTCTACCAAGTGCAGTTATAACTACCATGCATGCCATCTGCAGTAGGAAAGGGAATCTAATATGTCTTCTTCCGCATCGTTGTCTTCCTTGTGTCCTTTCTTGAAGTAGCAGTGAGTCCTGGTGTGGGTATATCTACAGTTGCTTGATACAGATCCTTCAATCTTCATACACAATAAGGATAAGGAGATCAATAAAGATAAATCGCCATAGAATCCAAGTCCAAAACTAGTTACCCAATGAAAAAGAATACATGAAACCTACCTTGGAATGCTGAGGAATAGTGCAATGAAAAATAATCCAGCTATAAGAGGGAATACTGGTGCGGGCGTCAGCTCCTGCATTGCAGAAGAGGAAAGAATGAAACAATAAGTGCCATAGCAACAGAAGGAAAATgatgaatttttataaataaggAAAAGGTGGTGACAAGAGGAAACCTGCTTCATCTGATCGTCGATCTTGTATCTCAGTGGGCCTACATGGATTTGAGTATCTTTCTCCAAATCTACCTCAATGATGTCGGATTCAAATTTAAGGGAACTCGAAGGGAGGCCAGACCGGAGTTGCAGAAGGTGTCTGCCTTTAGATAAACCCTTCACTTGAAAGTAGTTAGAAATTGGTAGGGGGAAGACAGACTCTATCTTATTTGGGTCACTAGCTGACTTAATTTCTACCATCAGGTGTTTATGCAGTTCCTTAGTACCATTTCCTTCAACATGGCAACTAACAATTGTAATTTCTGGCTCCTCAAAAACTACGAAATCTAAACCCCTGATATCCTCAGTTCCAACCTGGAAACATCAGCCAACAAGTTGGCATTATAGGATATTCACATTGACGGAAAAGCCAAGAAAGATAGCTACAAATGACCAACCTTGACAGGAATAGAATCAGGAGAAGCACGCTCTATGTTTGAACTGCCTAGAACATCCCTTTTAGCTACTTTAACAGCATAGACTGTATCAGGCAGTAGTCCTCTGAGACGGTAATTCCCAGAAGAATCTGTCACAGCTTCCTCAAAATAACCTTTTGACTCTGCCCGAGCTTCAACTGACACTCCTCCTTTGGGCTGGCCAGACAACAGTGTGACGAAGCCAGTAGCACTGCAAGAGTAGATATAACTCAGCATCTTCCAGAATAGAAGTATGCCCAAATTGGAAAGTGAAAAGATGGGAATAGTAGGAAAGTTTCTAGGGTGAAATAATGTATTCAAACCTGTATGCTACACGAGTCGCCTGAAAAACAACTTCTTTAAATTCCCCTCCTCCAAGCTCTATTGCCTGTGCTGAAGGTGAGAAAGCATACTCCTAGGAAATGTGATTAAATAAAGCTGAATAAGGCAGTTGATCACTACACAGAGATGAGCACCCACAAAATCTCAATAATCATAAACTTTTTAGGAAAGTCCTTATATTTTACAAACACGAGGATGCCAGAAAACAGCAACAACTTAATACAAGCCTAGAGATACAACTTATTGAGCTGCACAAGAACACATGAAGATGCTCTCTACAAGAAAGCAACACAACAGGGCCGAAAACAATCTTCAGCTATccatttctttttctcattttgttTCTTTGGTCAAGCATAATCAGGCTCCTAAAACAATCTTCTTTGATCGTGAACGAAACAAATTACATTGTTAATTGCAAGTGCAGAAGCACATGAACCAGGACATACTGATAGCAAAGTCATGTAATCAAGTATAACAGAATGGTAGTAAAATGAAATACCACAAGAGTTATGTTCAGAGAAGTACCTTCAAAACAGGACGCAAATAGAATGTTCCAGGAAACAAATTATCAAACAGGAATGACCCTCCATCACCAGATACCGAGTTGTTTCTATAACCATTGTCACCACTCAAAGATAGCAGAACAGAAGGAATGGGTTCTCTAACATCATCCTTGTGATGTATACGCACTGAAATTTGACTAAGCTTCTGACAACTAAAGGAATAAGGTCCAACTTGTTTTAAATGATAGCCAGGctgcatataaaaaaaaaagaaaaacaacaactAAGCCTTTTCCCAGGAATAAACGTAAGAAAACATAATGGCAACAAtgggaaaaacaaaataaaacaacatGCCTTGTACATTTAGTGCAAAGTATAACAATTGGTATTAATAAAAGGGAAGCTGATTGGTGATAATATAATAAGAAAATTGTACAGTACAAATTATGATATGAAAATGTTTATTTATGTGATTTTCCTCCATTTTTTAGCACACCACGCTTTCAGATGAAATTGGAAACTATTGACAATCTGTTTGGGCAAGAACGAGAACTATCAACACAACCATCATGGAAATGCATAGAAACAGCCAACACCacttaaaatattatttctaatttgaCCTTTACTGTAGGTAGTTTGACATAGCTCTGGTGTTGTAGTATAAATTTCATATTTGGCTTCTATTTTGGCCTAAAGCTCATGATTTTTTTGGAGGGATTTCCGTGGCAAATATGTTGAGATTGGAAACCTTTACTTTATTGGTAAATTATCTTttgttgttaaaaaaaaaaaaaacaaaatcccTTTTActctctcctttcttttttattttattcttttgtaTTCTTCGTGTATATATCCTGAAAAAAGgtataataatgataataatataaCTACCTTTGAGGCTTCAACATTGTAACCAACATCATCATACAGAGGACCTGCCACAAAGGTGCCATCAGCCCCAGTTGATGTTTCAAGTACTATTTCACCACTTTTAAGTGCAGTAATGCTACTCTCTCCAGCTGCAACAAGCTTGATATGGACTCCAGAAAGAGGAGGAGAAACTGATCCTTCAATATATACTCCCGGTCGAGAAGAAAACGTAGGAATATAAGTTTGACAATTATCATCTGCCACTGATATCTGAGGAAATGGAAttttcaaatgaaaattttagtGATTGTCCCAAGGAATGGTGTTTACACATATGTATCTTTTAATACTTACATGATGCTCTCTAGGGTAAAACAGAAGTTTTTTCTCCCCATCATTCCTGTAAACAAACCAAAAGAATAAGTCAACAATACAAATTTGGCACATGCAGTCAACTTTGTTTGACCTAAAGACTGAGGAGGGGAAGGAATGAAGTAAGGGAATAACTAGTTACAACATCAGCAGATGCAGTCAAGCATAAATCAGGTGGGGTTGGCTGCATAAATCAAACTAGACCAATAGACCATCCTATCTTATCATAACTCATGTCTATAGATAAGGTGTTTAAATTAAAGTCATTCTTAttagtttcatattttcttgataAATTTCGACCTCTAGATTAATGAGGTGTTCTCCATCTGATCACCTCTTATCGTAGGGTTTTCTCTAAGTATTCTCTTCATGTATTTAAACAACCTAAGGTAAGACTTTACCATCTTCTTCAATGCATGTATTGCTTAATGCAATATATCGTGCATATATTGCTAGTTCTATCTTATCTAGTGTTCTCACTTGTATAATGAAACATTCTAATCTCTGCGACATTGCCTTGTAAGGTTTTTACTGTCAACATTCGATAACATAGGAGCACAAATGGAAAGTATTCAATCCCGTAAGACCTTAATGTTGTATGGGATTGAAGGATGTAAATGTCAAACTGCAATTTCATGAACTTCATTTATTAAAGGCTGTATGCAGTCCGTCCTCTTTCAATAAATAGACAGATGTCATGAGATAGTTAGAATCTCTAGTGTGTATTCACACAAATGATCTTGTTTTGATCCTACCTCTTTCTATTGAAAGCCTTCTACTAAAATAGATATTTAATCAAATACCATTTGAAAAACCAACCAGAAAGTTGTACCTTGAGTCCCGAGGAATAAAGGTAAGCTTTTCTCCAAGATTAGCCCAAAAAGAGTACTCGTAGATAGCAGTATTTGTTTGATCTTTTTCATGGGATTTAAGTTTGGCTGTAGCAGAATCAACACCACCAGCTCCACCATTTTTAATGTCCACAACTATGCTCTTGGGTAATGAATCAAGTGAGCTGGGCTGCACATTTATTTGTCCTTTAAGAAGATACTTCTCTCCTTTTAGATGGACAGGctacaaaaaattaattcaaacaCATTGGAATAAAATACCACAAAGAAATAATCCACATCAATTAACCAAAAATATAGCTGTGTCTGAGTTGTCCATACCGACAGAACAGATGTATCAATTTTCACAGATGAGCTCCCAAAGAAGACACACGAGTCTACATATTTAAATTCATGTACTCCTGGATATTCCACACATATTTTCTGGGAACCTTTCTGCAAAGAATAGAAAATGAACTTTGTGAAGCTGCAATTTCATGACATAACTAATATGGACTACAATTGTCAGACACAAtaccttgatcttcaaattcaCATTTGACCCATCGGGTTGAGTCAAGTAACCATCAACATTATGAGTTGAGATAATATTGACCCAGTAGCCTTTCTGAACAAATGTAATTCCTTCTAAGTCCTCAGCTCCAAGATTTACATCAATGAAGCTCTGCTCCCAGCACCAATCATCCTTTGAAGTCACTGCTTCAGGGGAACTATGTTTGACCTAAAACAACAATTATCAAACAGCAAAAGAAGGGGGGTAACACCACATGAATCAGAACAGTTCAACAAACAACTTATATTGAAACCAAAGTAGAAAATTATTTGAAAAGACAAGTCTTCATGCAATAGAATTTTAAAAGCCAATAAGAATGCTAATTGGGTTAGATAAAATACACAAATTTAAATGGAAATGTAAAAGAGGACAAACCTCAAGTCTATACTTTCCAGGAATAACATCTGAAAACAGAAATTCACTACTCTCGGTGGTCAATTTAATTGTCTTTCTATCTTCATTATGTTTGTCAACCTTGACAAGAGTAACAGATACAGATGGACCACATTTCTCCTTGCAGGATACAGCACCGCGAATATTGACCAGAGCCTACAATCATCCAGCACCAAATCAGAATAAAACATGTTTATcaggaaaaggaaaaaaatgataTTATACTGAATCAGGGCCTAAATCATGGCCCCTGTGAGAAGAAGGAAAAAGGATTCTCAAAGGAAATGAAAGAAATTTTAAGGAATCAAATAAAAGTCAACAATATAGGGAATTATATTGAGATTTGTAATGCATGCAAAATCACAACATTCTATTTTCCCTTATAAGCAGTGGGCCTTTGGCTCAGAATAACCACATAAATATTAGTTATATCCCATGAGTAACACATCCAGATGATGGATCATTCATGCTCAAGTATGTTGACAAAGGACTAATTTATAGATTTTGAGCATTAGATTGCAGTATGCACTTAATAGAATAGAgattataacataaaaaataaattaaaaaaaaaagaactaaCAAGCTTGAAAGACACCCTATAGTTAGTATCTATGAAAAATTACCTGTGAAAATTCTACATTTAACAATGGACTTTTGACCACAACATCAATATATGACGGCATAAACATGAGCCCAGGAGCATTCTCAGCAATAGCTGATAACCGATATTCACCAGGCACAAcctaaaaaataaacaaacatgTTACATGTCAGTATTAAGGCTGGAAAAATAACAATTCAGCAAATACAACTAAGGAATCATATATTTGACTACAGGATGTGGGAATAATTCCGAGCAAATCACAGAAGAAAACTTCCTCTTACTCATTCAGAGAAAATAcccaataaataaataaataaagaagcagaaaaaaTGATAGAGACAATGCAGAGGCTCTATGGATCTGATCCCTTCCCACCCACAGGCCCCAAGATTCGCAAGGGATTGCCTACCAGCCATTCCTCTTCTCTTCATTCTCTTTGCATTTATTCCCATTCACCTATAAATGAATTTTCCCCCTCGC includes:
- the LOC130933611 gene encoding glycine-rich cell wall structural protein; protein product: MATFSRNFKLHVFLLLIVMVIGIEARNIQYFCGGYGKGGGEEGGSFGGGGGGGGGSFGGGAGGRGGGDGGAGGGGSVGVGVGAGGGAGVGGGGGASGGGGGSFGGGGGGRGGGGGGAGGGGSVGVGVGAGGGAGVGGGGGAGGGGGGRVGGGGGGGAGAGVGAGGGAGVGVGGGGGAGVGGGGGGGGRVGGGAGGGAGAGVGAGGGAGVGVGGGGGAGVGGGGGGGGRVGGGGGGGAGAGVGAGGGAGVGVGGGGGAGVGGGGGGGGRVGGGAGGGAGAGVGGGGGAGLGAGVGGGVGVGAGGGAGVGGGGGAGAGGGGGGGGRVGGGGGGGVGAGAGGGGGAGIGAGGGAGVGVGAGAGGGAGAGGRGGGGGGGRGGGGAGGSGRGGSGGGGGGRGGGGGGGGAGAGAGAGAGVGGGAGAGAGGGVGVGGGGGAGVGGGAGGGAGAGAGGGGGGGAGLGAGGGVGVGGSVGVGVGAGGGAGLGAGGGAGGGAGAGGGAGAGGGAGVGAGGGAGVSAGVGVGAGAGVGAGGGAGAGAGAGAGAGGGAGTNGRRNNRIKGNEGKF
- the LOC130932726 gene encoding uncharacterized protein LOC130932726 produces the protein MSIRFALCLSLFIALHSISAASADSIYGCGGFVEASSSLVKSRRQSDSKLDYSHVTVELQTVDGLVKDRTQCAPNGYYFIPVYDKGSFVIKINGPEGWAWDPEKVPVVVDDKGCNGNEDINFHFTGFTISGRVVGAVGGGSCSVKNGGPSNVKVELLSPAGDIVSAVLTSPSGNYLFKNIIPGKYELRASSPNMKVEVKGSTQVELGFGNGVVDDVFFVPGYSISGFVVAQGNPILGVHVFLYSDDVSEVECLQGSPNGPREGVALCHAVSDADGKFTFNSVPCGSYELVPYYKGENTVFDVSPSSVSVNVKHQHVTVPQKFQVTGFSLGGRVVDGNEMGVEGVKIIVDGHDRSITDNQGYYKLDQVTSKHYTIEAKKEHYKFRKLENYMVLPNMASIEDINAISYDLCGSVRSVSGGPKAKVALTHGPENVKPQKKQTDGNGRFCFEVVPGEYRLSAIAENAPGLMFMPSYIDVVVKSPLLNVEFSQALVNIRGAVSCKEKCGPSVSVTLVKVDKHNEDRKTIKLTTESSEFLFSDVIPGKYRLEVKHSSPEAVTSKDDWCWEQSFIDVNLGAEDLEGITFVQKGYWVNIISTHNVDGYLTQPDGSNVNLKIKKGSQKICVEYPGVHEFKYVDSCVFFGSSSVKIDTSVLSPVHLKGEKYLLKGQINVQPSSLDSLPKSIVVDIKNGGAGGVDSATAKLKSHEKDQTNTAIYEYSFWANLGEKLTFIPRDSRNDGEKKLLFYPREHHISVADDNCQTYIPTFSSRPGVYIEGSVSPPLSGVHIKLVAAGESSITALKSGEIVLETSTGADGTFVAGPLYDDVGYNVEASKPGYHLKQVGPYSFSCQKLSQISVRIHHKDDVREPIPSVLLSLSGDNGYRNNSVSGDGGSFLFDNLFPGTFYLRPVLKEYAFSPSAQAIELGGGEFKEVVFQATRVAYSATGFVTLLSGQPKGGVSVEARAESKGYFEEAVTDSSGNYRLRGLLPDTVYAVKVAKRDVLGSSNIERASPDSIPVKVGTEDIRGLDFVVFEEPEITIVSCHVEGNGTKELHKHLMVEIKSASDPNKIESVFPLPISNYFQVKGLSKGRHLLQLRSGLPSSSLKFESDIIEVDLEKDTQIHVGPLRYKIDDQMKQELTPAPVFPLIAGLFFIALFLSIPRLKDLYQATVDIPTPGLTATSRKDTRKTTMRKKTY